In Desulfovibrio desulfuricans DSM 642, the sequence GGTCTGGATTCAATCCTCCAGGCGGCAGGGCGCTGCAATCGGCATGGGGAAAAAGAACCGGGCAGGGTGCATATTGTGCTGGTAGAAGCGGATGCAGAAAATCTGGCCTGGCTGAAAGACATTAAAGATGGTCGGGATATCTTTCTTGATACAGTGCGCATAAAGTATGAACAAGAACTTTTGGAGTCTGGCTACGATTTCACCATGCCACAGTTGGTTGCAACATATTTTGACCACTATTTTTATCGTAAGGGTGCCGCGCTTTCTTACGCGGCAGGCGATTGCAATTCTTTGCTTGATATGCTGGGCAGTAATCAGTTTGCTGTCATCAACAATCCATTCCCCACATTGGGGCAATCGTTCAGCACCGCAGCAAAAATTTTCAAGTCCATCGACTCAACATCAAAAAGTATTTTGGTGCCTTATAAAGATGGAGGAGGCATTATTGCCGCACTTTGTTCAACAGATTTGCTGTATAAAAAATATGAGCTTTTGCGTAAGGCTCAGCGATTTTCAGTGAATATTTTTCCACATACAGAACGTGAACTTATACAGAAAAATGCCTTGTATCCCATTCAGGATAGTGGCATGTTTGCTTTGAGGCCTAATTTTTACTGCAATGATCAGGGCGTTAGCGCGCAATCAGGGCAAAAACTGAGTTTTTGTAATTACTGATAGGAGGATTGAGTGAATAACGATATATCCTTTACTGTTTATGGGCGTTATGCCCTCTTTTCTGATCCCGTAACTCGAGTCGGCGGCGAAAAATGTTCTTACCACATTCCCACATATGAGGCTCTCAAGGGAATAGTCAAATCTATCTATTGGAAGCCAACGCTGACTTGGGTGATTGAAAAGGTGCGCATTCTGCACCCATTTCGCACACAGACCAAGGGCGTAAAACCAATCAGGCCCACCACAGGCGGCAATGATCTTTCCATCTATACCTATCTGGCTGATGTTGCCTATCAGGTAAAGGCCCATTTTGTATGGAATGAGTATAGGCCGGAACTGAAACAAGACCGGATTGAAGGCAAACACTACGAAATAGCCAAGCGTATGCTGGCGCGCGGTGGCCGACAGGATATCTTTTTGGGTACGCGCGACTGCCAGGGGTATGTAGAGCCTTGCAGATTTGGCGAAGGCCCCGGTGCGTATGATGACCTGGAAGAGCTGGCCTTTGGCCTCATGTTTCACGGGTTTGATTATCCTGATGAAACCGGAAACTCCAGTTTTGGCGCAAGGTTCTGGAAGCCGGTTATGCGCAAGGGCATTATCGAATTCCCCTCGCCGGATGACGCCTCGCTGCTGCGTAAAGAAATTCGCCCCATGAAGTCCAAGGTATTCCATCCCGGCAAAAATTATGCGGGTTGCGATGAAGAGGCGCTATGCCTCCTTTTGCAGGAGCCTGAAACTGTGGCATATCCCGATGCCCGAAATCTGTTTTCTGATGGCGGCCCACAAGGGGGTGCGCTGTGAGCTGGATGCAAAAACTCTTTGAAACGTACGAAGCCTGCTCTAAAAACCCGGCCTTTGTAGATCCGCCGCAGGCGGAAGACGGCGGCAAGGAGGCCCCGGCGCTTATGCCGGTGAGCCATACCAGCCAGCAGGCGCATATTCATGTCGTCATTGACGGGGCTGGTAATTTTGTGAGGGCAGAGCTGCTGCCCTTGAAGATGCAGTTCATTATCCCGGCAACAGAAGATTCCGCAGGTCGTACCAGCGGTGATTCCCCACATCCTCTGGATGATAAAATCCATTATTGCGCCAAAGATTACTCTGGCGGCAAAAAGAATCTTTATAGCTTGTATGCTGCACAATTGCAGGCATGGTGCGATTCTCCCCACAGTCATCCAAAGGCCAGGGCTGTATATGCCTACGTTTCGCAGGGGCATCTGGTGAATGACCTGTTGAAATGTGGAATTTTGCGCGGCGAATCAGCCAACTCCTTGCAAACGGAACCAACCGAAGCAGACAAAGAGAGCGGCGCAGACAGCATCTTTAACAGATTGCAGCCCAAAAAAATTGGCAACGCCACGGTGCGCGACCAGGGGGACGCCCTGGTGGTATGGAGCGTGGTAAACCTGCCTGATGACATGGAACCGCGTACATGGAAGGACACCAGCCTGCAACAGGCTTGGATGGCTTACGACGCATCCATGATGGAGCAAAAAGGCCTTTGCATGGTGCAAGGGGTGGAATGCGTTGTTGCCACAA encodes:
- the cas5c gene encoding type I-C CRISPR-associated protein Cas5c → MNNDISFTVYGRYALFSDPVTRVGGEKCSYHIPTYEALKGIVKSIYWKPTLTWVIEKVRILHPFRTQTKGVKPIRPTTGGNDLSIYTYLADVAYQVKAHFVWNEYRPELKQDRIEGKHYEIAKRMLARGGRQDIFLGTRDCQGYVEPCRFGEGPGAYDDLEELAFGLMFHGFDYPDETGNSSFGARFWKPVMRKGIIEFPSPDDASLLRKEIRPMKSKVFHPGKNYAGCDEEALCLLLQEPETVAYPDARNLFSDGGPQGGAL